The Triticum aestivum cultivar Chinese Spring chromosome 7B, IWGSC CS RefSeq v2.1, whole genome shotgun sequence genome window below encodes:
- the LOC123157418 gene encoding GDSL esterase/lipase At1g29670 → MAMAKLAAVVASLYLFIVVTRCEAAAAGAGGSTSCDGVRAVGRSGGGRARPMVKAVFVFGSSLVDNGNNNFLNSTGVRADYLPYGVDFPLGPSGRFSNGRNTIDALGELLRLPRGGRIPPFADPATRGHAALHGVNFASGGSGILDRTGQDTGKVLSLNQQISNFEAVTLPDLRATTASTRQMKGRDFLHDCFLPKSLFVIGTGGSDYLLNYYRPRNTARPQLSDFTRSLITKLSAHLQRLYALGARKFVIFSIQPMGCTPVVRASLNVTGADCVEPVNGAALLFNGELRSLVDAAGPRMPGASFAVVDSYKIIKDMLDHPRKHGIRETYRACCSELGSSGVLCRKGGPICSDRTKYVFFDGLHPTDVVNARIARKGFGSESPREAYPINVKKLAML, encoded by the exons ATGGCCATGGCCAAGCTCGCCGCAGTCGTGGCGTCGCTCTACCTATTTATCGTGGTAACACGGTGCGAAGCTGCCGCTGCTGGTGCGGGCGGTTCGACGAGCTGCGACGGCGTCAGAGCGGTcgggaggagcggcggcggccggGCGAGGCCGATGGTGAAGGCCGTGTTCGTGTTCGGGAGTTCGCTGGTGGACAACGGCAACAACAACTTCCTCAACAGCACCGGCGTGCGCGCCGACTACCTGCCCTACGGCGTCGACTTCCCGCTCGGCCCCTCCGGCCGCTTCTCTAACGGCCGCAACACCATCGACGCGCTCGGGGAGCTTCTCCGCCTCCCCCGCGGCGGCCGCATCCCGCCTTTCGCCGACCCGGCCACCAGGGGTCACGCCGCGCTGCACGGCGTCAACTTCGCGTCCGGCGGCTCTGGCATCCTCGACCGCACCGGACAGGACACC GGCAAGGTGTTGAGCCTGAACCAGCAAATCAGCAACTTCGAGGCAGTGACTCTCCCCGACCTTCGGGCAACGACAGCCAGCACTCGCCAGATGAAGGGCCGTGATTTCTTGCACGATTGCTTCCTGCCCAAGAGCCTATTCGTGATCGGTACAGGTGGCAGCGACTACCTGCTCAACTACTACCGGCCCAGAAATACAGCCAGGCCCCAATTGTCAGACTTCACACGCTCACTCATCACCAAGCTCTCGGCCCATCTTCAG AGGCTGTATGCTCTGGGGGCAAGGAAGTTTGTGATCTTCTCCATCCAGCCCATGGGATGCACCCCGGTGGTGAGGGCGTCCCTCAACGTCACCGGCGCGGACTGCGTCGAGCCGGTGAACGGCGCGGCGCTCCTCTTCAACGGCGAGCTGAGGTCGCTCGTCGACGCCGCGGGGCCGCGCATGCCCGGCGCGAGCTTCGCCGTGGTGGACTCCTACAAGATCATCAAGGACATGCTAGACCACCCAAGGAAACATG GCATCAGGGAGACGTATCGGGCTTGCTGCAGTGAGCTGGGGTCATCCGGGGTGCTGTGTAGGAAGGGAGGGCCCATCTGCAGCGACCGGACCAAGTACGTCTTCTTCGACGGGCTCCACCCGACAGACGTGGTGAACGCCAGGATCGCGCGCAAGGGATTCGGCTCCGAGTCGCCGCGGGAAGCGTACCCCATCAACGTCAAGAAATTGGCTATGCTGTAG